The Pseudomonas sp. TH06 genome has a window encoding:
- a CDS encoding cold-shock protein: protein MATRETGNVKWFNDAKGYGFIQRDDGVDVFVHYRAIRGEGHRSLSEGQQVEYAVITGEKGLQAEDVVGL from the coding sequence ATGGCAACACGTGAAACCGGCAACGTGAAGTGGTTCAACGACGCCAAGGGCTACGGCTTCATTCAGCGCGACGACGGGGTGGACGTGTTCGTGCACTACCGTGCGATTCGCGGCGAAGGGCATCGGTCGCTGAGCGAGGGTCAACAGGTCGAGTACGCGGTGATTACTGGCGAGAAGGGTTTGCAGGCCGAGGATGTTGTAGGCTTGTAA
- the plsB gene encoding glycerol-3-phosphate 1-O-acyltransferase PlsB, with protein MTRSPFRRLVFGTLRRLLYLWVRSETINQSSFTLNLDRSRPVFYVLQNPSLTDLAVLDTECTKAGLPRPVLPVSVGSLIEPAAFFYLTPDPDWLGRQDKRGAPPTLTRLVSALTQNAAEDAQIIPVSVFWGQSPDSENSPWKLLFADSWAVTGRLRRLLSIIVLGRKTRVQFSAPIHLRELIEHNKGHERTVRMAQRILRVHFRNLKAAVIGPDISHRRNLVKGLLNQPLVKQAILDEAERENISPEKAKAQALRYGNEIASDYTYTAIRFLEVVLSWFWNKIYDGIKVNHIEGVQKVAQGHEVIYVPCHRSHIDYLLLSYLLFRNGLTPPHIAAGINLNMPVIGSLLRRGGAFFMRRTFKGNPLYTSVFNEYLHTLFTKGFPVEYFVEGGRSRTGRMLQPKTGMLAITMRSFLRSSRMPIVFVPVYIGYERVLEGRTYLGELRGASKKKESIFDIFKVIGALKQRFGQVAVNFGEPIKLAEFLDAEQPDWRQQELGPQYKPAWLNETTNRLGEKVAQHLNEAAAINPVNLVALALLSTSRLALDDRAMARVLDLYLALLRKVPYSPHTTLPEGDGRALIEHVKDMDLLSEQNDALGKILYLDEQNAVLMTYYRNNVLHIFALPALLASFFQSASRMSREQILRYTHALYPYLQSELFIRWSLEELDAVVDQWLEAFVEQGLLRFEKDVYLRPAPSSRHFVLLTLLSKSIAQTLQRFYMTVSLLLNAGQNSVSAEELEDLCTVMAQRLSILHGLNAPEFFDKSLFRHFIQTLLDLDVLRRDEAGKLSYHELLGELAEGAAKRVLPAEIRLSIRQVALHRSEDAAETAVTPQA; from the coding sequence ATGACCCGCTCCCCGTTCCGCCGTCTGGTGTTTGGCACCTTGCGCCGACTGCTGTATCTCTGGGTTCGCTCCGAGACGATCAACCAGTCGTCGTTCACCCTCAACCTCGACCGCAGTCGTCCGGTGTTCTACGTCCTGCAAAACCCATCGCTGACCGATCTGGCCGTGCTCGACACCGAGTGCACCAAGGCCGGCCTGCCGCGTCCGGTGCTGCCGGTGTCAGTGGGTTCGCTGATCGAGCCCGCCGCGTTCTTCTATCTGACCCCGGACCCGGACTGGCTCGGTCGCCAGGACAAACGCGGCGCGCCGCCGACCCTGACACGGCTGGTCAGCGCGCTCACGCAGAATGCTGCCGAAGACGCACAGATCATTCCGGTCAGCGTGTTCTGGGGGCAGTCGCCGGACAGCGAAAACAGCCCATGGAAACTGCTATTCGCCGACAGCTGGGCCGTCACCGGGCGCCTGCGTCGACTGCTGAGCATCATCGTCCTCGGGCGTAAAACCCGCGTGCAATTCTCCGCGCCGATCCACCTGCGCGAACTGATCGAACACAACAAGGGCCACGAGCGCACCGTGCGTATGGCCCAGCGCATCCTGCGTGTGCACTTCCGCAATCTGAAAGCCGCGGTCATCGGCCCGGATATTTCCCACCGCCGTAACCTGGTCAAAGGCCTGCTCAACCAGCCGCTGGTCAAGCAAGCAATCCTCGACGAAGCCGAGCGCGAGAACATCTCGCCGGAAAAAGCCAAGGCCCAGGCCCTGCGCTACGGCAACGAGATCGCCTCGGACTACACCTACACCGCGATTCGTTTTCTGGAAGTGGTGCTGAGCTGGTTCTGGAACAAGATCTACGACGGCATCAAGGTCAACCACATCGAAGGCGTGCAAAAGGTCGCCCAGGGTCACGAAGTGATCTACGTGCCATGCCACCGCAGCCACATCGATTACCTGCTGCTGTCGTACTTGCTGTTCCGCAACGGCCTGACCCCGCCGCACATCGCCGCCGGGATCAACCTCAACATGCCGGTGATCGGCAGTCTGCTGCGTCGTGGCGGTGCGTTCTTCATGCGCCGCACGTTCAAGGGCAATCCGCTGTACACCTCGGTGTTCAACGAATACCTGCACACCCTGTTCACCAAAGGCTTCCCGGTCGAATACTTCGTCGAGGGCGGTCGCTCGCGCACCGGGCGCATGCTGCAACCGAAAACCGGGATGCTCGCCATCACTATGCGCAGTTTCCTGCGTTCGTCGCGTATGCCGATCGTGTTTGTGCCGGTTTACATCGGCTACGAGCGCGTGCTGGAAGGTCGCACCTACCTTGGCGAACTGCGCGGCGCGAGCAAGAAGAAAGAATCGATCTTCGACATTTTCAAAGTCATCGGCGCGCTCAAACAACGCTTCGGTCAGGTCGCGGTGAACTTCGGCGAGCCGATCAAACTGGCGGAATTCCTCGACGCCGAACAACCGGACTGGCGCCAGCAGGAGCTCGGCCCGCAGTACAAACCGGCGTGGCTTAACGAGACCACCAACCGTCTCGGCGAAAAAGTCGCGCAGCATCTGAACGAAGCGGCGGCGATCAACCCGGTCAACCTGGTGGCGCTGGCGTTGCTGTCGACCAGCCGTCTGGCACTGGATGATCGGGCAATGGCGCGGGTGCTGGATCTGTACCTGGCGCTGCTGCGCAAGGTCCCGTATTCGCCGCACACCACATTGCCGGAGGGTGACGGCCGCGCGCTGATCGAGCATGTGAAGGACATGGATCTGCTGTCCGAACAAAACGATGCGCTGGGCAAGATTCTTTATCTGGACGAGCAAAATGCCGTCCTGATGACCTACTACCGCAACAACGTGCTGCACATCTTCGCCCTGCCGGCGCTGCTGGCGAGTTTCTTCCAGAGCGCCTCGCGCATGAGCCGCGAACAGATCCTGCGCTACACCCACGCGCTGTACCCGTACTTGCAGTCGGAGCTGTTCATTCGCTGGAGCCTCGAGGAACTCGACGCGGTGGTCGATCAATGGCTGGAAGCGTTCGTCGAGCAAGGCCTGCTGCGCTTCGAGAAAGACGTGTATCTGCGTCCGGCACCGAGCTCGCGGCATTTCGTGCTGTTGACCCTATTGTCGAAGAGCATCGCACAGACCCTGCAACGCTTCTACATGACCGTCTCGCTGCTGCTCAACGCCGGCCAGAACAGCGTCAGCGCCGAAGAACTGGAAGACCTCTGCACGGTCATGGCCCAGCGCCTGTCGATCCTGCACGGCCTCAACGCCCCGGAGTTCTTCGACAAGAGCCTGTTCCGCCACTTCATCCAGACCCTGCTCGACCTCGACGTGCTGCGTCGCGATGAGGCCGGCAAACTGAGCTACCACGAACTGCTCGGCGAACTCGCCGAAGGCGCGGCCAAGCGCGTATTGCCGGCGGAGATTCGTTTGTCGATCCGCCAGGTTGCACTGCATCGCAGTGAAGATGCTGCGGAAACAGCAGTCACACCTCAAGCTTGA
- a CDS encoding YbaY family lipoprotein: MKKLILLATATLLSACQSTTPAGKVGLDGEVFYLQRIALPPSATLSVSLQDVSLADAPAVVLDEQKGPVKGQVPLPFHLSYDPAQVKPGHRYSVSARIEVNGELMFITTENHAVQLDGNDPQPLKIRVDAVR, from the coding sequence ATGAAAAAATTGATTCTTCTTGCCACCGCCACGCTGTTGAGCGCCTGCCAATCGACCACCCCCGCCGGCAAGGTTGGCCTCGACGGCGAAGTGTTCTACCTGCAACGCATCGCCCTGCCTCCGAGCGCGACCCTGAGCGTGAGCCTGCAGGACGTGTCCTTGGCCGATGCCCCGGCCGTGGTGCTGGATGAACAGAAAGGCCCGGTCAAGGGTCAGGTTCCGCTGCCCTTTCACTTGAGCTACGATCCGGCCCAGGTCAAACCCGGACACCGTTATTCGGTCAGCGCGCGCATTGAAGTCAACGGTGAATTGATGTTCATCACCACCGAAAACCACGCCGTACAACTCGACGGCAACGATCCACAGCCGTTGAAAATCCGCGTCGACGCCGTTCGTTAA
- a CDS encoding DUF4197 domain-containing protein yields MLRPTLRFAGLCAGLMISANVLALSLSDLSQQDATGGLKDALTQGAQLAVKQLGTPGGFSNNPEVKIELPGKLGKAASKMKAFGMGAQVEELETAMNKAAETAVTQAQPILVDAVKKMSVADAKGILSGGKDSATQYLDKSSREQIRAKFLPIVKQATDKVGVAQKYNSFAGQAATFGVVDAKSANVENYVTEQALNGLFEMIGKQEETIRQNPAAAATSLAKKVFGTL; encoded by the coding sequence ATGCTCCGCCCTACCCTTCGCTTCGCCGGCCTCTGCGCGGGCCTGATGATCTCCGCCAACGTGCTGGCGCTGTCGCTCAGCGACTTGTCGCAACAAGACGCCACCGGCGGCCTCAAGGACGCCCTGACCCAAGGCGCGCAACTGGCCGTCAAACAACTGGGCACCCCGGGCGGTTTCAGCAACAACCCTGAGGTGAAGATCGAACTGCCGGGCAAACTCGGTAAAGCCGCCAGCAAAATGAAAGCCTTCGGCATGGGCGCCCAGGTCGAAGAACTGGAAACCGCGATGAACAAGGCAGCGGAAACCGCCGTGACCCAGGCCCAGCCGATCCTCGTCGACGCCGTGAAGAAAATGAGCGTGGCCGACGCCAAGGGCATCCTCAGCGGCGGCAAGGATTCGGCCACCCAATACCTCGACAAATCCAGCCGCGAACAGATCCGCGCCAAGTTCCTGCCGATCGTCAAACAGGCGACCGACAAGGTTGGCGTGGCGCAGAAGTACAACTCGTTTGCCGGCCAGGCCGCGACCTTCGGTGTGGTGGACGCGAAGAGCGCCAACGTCGAGAACTACGTGACCGAACAAGCGCTGAATGGCTTGTTCGAAATGATCGGCAAACAGGAAGAAACAATCCGCCAGAACCCGGCCGCTGCGGCGACCAGTCTGGCGAAGAAAGTATTCGGCACTCTTTAA
- a CDS encoding efflux RND transporter permease subunit, which produces MRFNLSEWALRNRQIVLFVMLLLAIVGALSYTKLGQSEDPPFTFKAMVIQTRWPGATAQEVSRQVTERIEKKLMETGEYERIVSFSRPGESQVTFIARDSMHSKEIPDLWYQVRKKVGDIRQTLPPGIQGPFFNDEFGTTFGNIYALTGDGFDYAVLKDYADRIQIQLQRVKDVGKVDLLGLQDEKIWVELSNVKLATLGLPLAAVQQALEEQNAVSTAGFFETSSERLQLRVSGNFQTVDEIKNFPIRVGDRTFRISDVADVRRGFNDPPAPRMRFMGEDAIGLAVAMKDGGDILVLGKALEGEFSRIQKNLPAGMQLRKVSDQPAAVKTGVGEFVQVLVEALAIVLLVSFFSLGVRTGMVVALTIPLVLAMTFACMYYLGIGLHKISLGALVLALGLLVDDAIIAVEMMAIKMEQGFDRIRAASYAWTSTAFPMLTGTLITAAGFLPIATAQSGTGEYTRSIFQVVTIALLASWVAAVVFVPYLGEKLLPDLAKIHAAKHGTADGQSDPYGTPFYQRVRRLVEWCVAHRKTVIVLTVGLFIASVMLFRFVPQQFFPASNRLELMVDLKLAEGASLANTTGEVKRLEAMLKEHAGIDNYVAYVGTGSPRFYLPLDQQLPAASFAQFVVLAKNIEEREALRTWLIDTLNEQFPALRSRVTRLENGPPVGYPVQFRVTGEHIEEVRALARKVAAKVRENPHVVNVHLDWEEPSKVVYLNIDQDRARALGVSTANLAKFLQSSLTGSSVSQYREDNELIEILLRGTVHERTELSLLPSLAVPTDNGRSVALSQIATLEYGFEEGIIWHRNRLPNVTVRADIYGKEQPATLVKQIMPTLDSIRAELPDGYLLDVGGTVEDSERGQKSVNAGVPMFIVVVLTLLMVQLRSFSRTAMVFLTAPLGLIGVTLFLMVFRQPFGFVAMLGTIALSGMIMRNSVILVDQIEQDIASGLKPWQAIIEATVRRFRPIVLTALAAVLAMIPLSRSVFFGPMAVAIMGGLIVATALTLLFLPALYAAWFRVRREG; this is translated from the coding sequence ATGCGCTTCAACCTCTCCGAATGGGCGTTGCGTAATCGCCAGATCGTACTGTTCGTGATGCTTTTGCTGGCGATCGTCGGTGCGTTGTCCTACACCAAGCTGGGTCAGAGTGAAGACCCGCCGTTCACCTTCAAGGCCATGGTCATTCAGACGCGCTGGCCGGGCGCGACCGCGCAGGAAGTCTCGCGCCAGGTCACCGAACGCATCGAAAAGAAGCTGATGGAAACCGGTGAGTACGAACGCATTGTTTCGTTCTCGCGCCCCGGTGAATCGCAAGTCACGTTCATTGCCCGCGATTCGATGCATTCCAAGGAAATCCCCGACCTCTGGTATCAGGTGCGCAAGAAAGTCGGCGACATCCGCCAGACCTTGCCGCCGGGCATTCAAGGGCCATTCTTCAACGACGAATTCGGCACCACGTTCGGCAATATCTACGCGCTGACCGGCGACGGTTTCGACTACGCCGTGCTCAAGGATTACGCCGATCGCATCCAGATCCAGCTGCAACGGGTCAAGGATGTCGGCAAGGTCGATCTGCTCGGTTTACAGGACGAAAAGATCTGGGTCGAACTGTCCAACGTCAAACTCGCCACCCTCGGCTTGCCGCTGGCGGCGGTGCAGCAGGCGCTGGAGGAGCAGAACGCGGTATCCACTGCCGGCTTCTTCGAAACCAGCAGCGAGCGTTTGCAGCTACGGGTTTCCGGGAATTTTCAGACAGTCGATGAGATAAAAAACTTTCCGATCAGGGTCGGCGATCGTACGTTCCGTATATCCGATGTCGCCGACGTGCGTCGCGGTTTCAACGATCCACCGGCGCCGCGCATGCGTTTCATGGGCGAAGACGCGATCGGTCTGGCCGTGGCGATGAAGGATGGCGGCGACATTCTGGTGCTTGGCAAGGCGCTGGAAGGCGAGTTTTCGCGCATCCAGAAAAACCTTCCGGCCGGCATGCAATTGCGCAAGGTATCCGATCAACCGGCGGCGGTGAAAACCGGGGTCGGCGAATTCGTTCAGGTACTGGTCGAAGCGCTGGCGATTGTCTTGCTGGTGAGCTTCTTCTCCCTCGGCGTGCGAACCGGCATGGTCGTGGCACTGACCATTCCGCTGGTGCTGGCGATGACCTTCGCTTGCATGTATTACCTCGGCATCGGCCTGCACAAGATCTCCCTCGGTGCGTTGGTGCTGGCGCTGGGTTTGCTGGTGGACGACGCGATCATTGCCGTGGAAATGATGGCGATCAAAATGGAGCAGGGTTTCGACCGTATCAGGGCGGCGAGTTATGCCTGGACCAGCACGGCGTTCCCGATGCTCACCGGTACGCTGATCACCGCCGCAGGCTTTCTGCCGATTGCCACGGCGCAGTCCGGCACCGGCGAATACACCCGTTCGATCTTTCAGGTAGTGACCATCGCGCTGCTCGCTTCATGGGTGGCGGCGGTAGTGTTCGTCCCTTACCTGGGGGAAAAGCTCCTGCCGGATCTGGCGAAAATTCATGCGGCCAAACACGGCACGGCGGATGGTCAGTCGGATCCGTACGGCACGCCGTTCTATCAGCGGGTGCGTCGTCTGGTCGAATGGTGCGTGGCGCACCGCAAGACCGTGATCGTGCTGACCGTAGGGCTGTTTATTGCCTCGGTGATGCTCTTTCGTTTCGTCCCGCAACAGTTCTTCCCGGCCTCGAACCGACTGGAGCTGATGGTAGATCTGAAACTGGCCGAAGGCGCGTCGCTGGCGAACACCACGGGTGAGGTCAAGCGCCTCGAAGCGATGCTCAAGGAGCACGCCGGTATCGATAACTATGTGGCTTATGTGGGTACGGGCTCGCCGCGTTTTTATCTGCCGCTGGATCAGCAGTTACCCGCAGCGAGCTTTGCGCAATTTGTGGTGCTGGCGAAAAACATCGAGGAGCGCGAAGCCTTGCGCACCTGGCTGATCGACACTCTCAACGAACAGTTCCCGGCGCTGCGCTCACGGGTCACGCGCTTGGAGAACGGTCCTCCGGTTGGTTATCCGGTGCAGTTCCGCGTCACTGGCGAACACATCGAGGAAGTGCGTGCACTGGCGCGCAAGGTTGCCGCCAAGGTTCGCGAGAATCCGCATGTGGTCAATGTGCATCTGGATTGGGAGGAGCCGAGCAAGGTTGTCTACCTGAACATTGATCAGGATCGCGCCAGGGCGCTTGGGGTCAGCACGGCCAATCTGGCTAAATTCCTGCAGAGTTCGTTGACCGGTTCGAGTGTCAGTCAGTATCGCGAAGACAATGAGTTGATCGAGATTCTGCTGCGCGGCACGGTGCATGAGCGCACTGAACTGTCGTTGTTGCCGAGTCTGGCAGTGCCGACGGATAACGGTCGCAGTGTGGCGTTGTCGCAGATTGCCACGCTGGAATACGGTTTCGAGGAAGGCATCATCTGGCACCGTAATCGTCTGCCGAACGTGACTGTGCGAGCGGACATTTATGGCAAGGAGCAGCCGGCGACTCTTGTGAAGCAGATCATGCCGACGCTGGATTCGATTCGGGCTGAATTGCCGGATGGTTATCTGCTGGATGTCGGCGGCACGGTGGAGGATTCGGAACGCGGGCAGAAGTCGGTAAATGCCGGGGTGCCGATGTTCATTGTCGTGGTGCTGACGTTGCTGATGGTGCAGTTGCGCAGTTTTTCGCGCACGGCGATGGTGTTTTTGACGGCGCCGTTGGGGTTGATCGGGGTGACGCTGTTTTTGATGGTGTTCCGGCAGCCGTTCGGGTTTGTGGCGATGTTGGGGACGATCGCGTTGTCCGGGATGATCATGCGTAACTCGGTGATTCTGGTGGATCAGATCGAGCAGGATATTGCCTCTGGGCTTAAGCCTTGGCAGGCGATTATCGAGGCGACGGTGCGGCGTTTTCGGCCGATTGTGTTGACGGCATTGGCGGCGGTTTTGGCGATGATTCCGTTGTCGCGGAGTGTGTTTTTTGGGCCGATGGCGGTGGCGATCATGGGCGGGTTGATTGTTGCTACTGCGCTGACGCTTTTGTTTTTGCCTGCTTTGTATGCGGCTTGGTTCCGGGTTCGGCGGGAGGGTTGA
- a CDS encoding efflux RND transporter periplasmic adaptor subunit, which yields MFRHALSFALPAGLAFLLSACGQEEATQVAVRPAMVVQPEPSAQAMESYPGEVRARYEPNLAFRIGGKVSRRLVDEGQRVKADQPLAELDPQDVRLQLEATRAQVAAAEANLNLVRAERDRYKTLMDRQMVSRSAYDNAENLYRSGEARLKQIKAEFNVSTNQASYAVLRAPQDGVVAQRSVEVGQVVAAGQTVFTLATDGEREVLISLPEQSFGRFKVGQPVTVELWTQQNQRFAGQIRELSPAADPRSRTFAARISFTSGKVPAELGQSARVFVQSADVVPLSVPLSALTAENGATYVWVVNANNTLKKTPVRVGPFGEKTVPVLEGLNASDWVVAAGVHVLLEGQQVRPVDRSNRVVNLADKE from the coding sequence ATGTTCCGCCATGCGTTGTCCTTTGCGTTGCCAGCCGGTCTGGCATTTTTATTATCGGCATGCGGTCAGGAAGAGGCGACGCAAGTGGCCGTGCGACCGGCCATGGTGGTGCAGCCAGAGCCTTCGGCGCAGGCGATGGAAAGTTATCCGGGCGAAGTCCGCGCCCGTTACGAGCCGAATCTGGCGTTCCGCATCGGGGGCAAAGTCAGCCGACGACTGGTCGATGAAGGCCAGCGCGTCAAGGCTGATCAGCCTCTCGCCGAACTCGATCCGCAGGATGTGCGCCTGCAACTGGAAGCCACCCGCGCCCAAGTCGCTGCCGCCGAAGCCAATCTCAATCTGGTGCGCGCCGAGCGTGATCGCTACAAAACCCTGATGGATCGGCAGATGGTCAGCCGCTCCGCGTACGACAACGCCGAAAACCTTTACCGCTCCGGCGAAGCCCGCCTCAAGCAAATCAAAGCCGAATTCAACGTTTCGACCAATCAGGCCAGTTACGCGGTTTTGCGTGCGCCACAGGATGGCGTGGTCGCCCAGCGTTCGGTGGAAGTCGGCCAGGTTGTCGCTGCCGGGCAAACCGTGTTCACCCTCGCCACCGATGGCGAACGTGAAGTGTTGATCAGTCTGCCGGAACAGAGCTTTGGCCGCTTCAAGGTCGGGCAACCGGTGACTGTCGAGTTGTGGACGCAGCAGAACCAGCGTTTTGCCGGGCAGATCCGCGAGCTGTCTCCCGCCGCCGATCCGCGATCGCGAACCTTCGCCGCACGTATTTCTTTCACCAGCGGCAAAGTCCCGGCCGAGCTCGGCCAGAGCGCCCGGGTGTTCGTGCAGTCAGCCGATGTCGTGCCGCTGTCCGTGCCACTGTCGGCGCTGACCGCTGAAAACGGCGCGACCTACGTCTGGGTCGTCAACGCCAACAACACCCTGAAGAAAACCCCCGTGCGCGTCGGCCCGTTCGGCGAGAAAACCGTACCGGTGCTCGAAGGCTTGAACGCCAGCGATTGGGTGGTCGCCGCTGGCGTGCATGTACTGCTCGAAGGGCAGCAGGTGCGTCCCGTGGATCGCTCCAACCGTGTGGTCAATCTGGCGGACAAGGAGTAA
- a CDS encoding TetR/AcrR family transcriptional regulator yields MSNNLSAPNGPGRPKDLAKRQAILDAAKILFLSHGYANTSMDAVAAEASVSKLTVYSHFNDKETLFSAAVMAKCEEQLPPLFFELPEGIAVESVLLNIARGFHQLINSDESVNLHRLIMALGSQDPNLSLIFFEAGPQRMVQGMERLLTRIHETGALNIDLPRNAAEHFFCLIKGAGNFRLLYGCGEPLSEEASESHVQEVVGLFMRAYKP; encoded by the coding sequence ATGTCGAACAATCTTTCAGCTCCAAACGGCCCGGGCCGCCCCAAGGATCTGGCCAAGCGCCAGGCGATCCTCGATGCGGCGAAAATTCTTTTTCTGAGTCACGGCTATGCCAACACCAGCATGGACGCGGTCGCTGCCGAGGCTAGCGTGTCGAAGCTGACGGTCTACAGCCATTTCAACGACAAGGAGACGCTGTTTTCCGCCGCCGTGATGGCCAAATGCGAGGAGCAACTGCCACCGCTGTTCTTCGAATTGCCGGAAGGCATTGCTGTGGAAAGTGTGTTGCTGAACATTGCGCGAGGCTTTCATCAGCTGATCAACAGCGATGAATCGGTGAATTTGCATCGCCTGATCATGGCGCTCGGCAGTCAGGATCCGAATCTGTCGCTGATCTTCTTCGAAGCGGGCCCGCAGCGCATGGTCCAGGGGATGGAGCGATTGCTCACGCGCATCCACGAGACTGGCGCACTGAACATCGACCTGCCACGTAATGCGGCCGAGCATTTTTTCTGCCTGATCAAGGGCGCGGGGAATTTTCGTTTGTTGTATGGCTGCGGCGAGCCGTTGAGCGAAGAGGCTTCAGAGAGCCATGTGCAGGAAGTGGTGGGGCTATTTATGCGCGCTTACAAGCCGTAG
- a CDS encoding class I SAM-dependent methyltransferase, with product MEQPAACRIHVEALGPTFEAQAEQWAERLGLPLQVADGEFALQVGEQGLQLQQLGPDAPGPVRVDFVEGGAAHRRLYGGGSGQMIAKAVGIAQGVRPRVLDATAGLGKDAFVLASLGCEMSLIERQPLIGALLEDGLARGAEDFDVAPIVARMKLLKGNSIEVMRNWQGEPPQVIYLDPMFPHREKTALVKKEMRLFRPLVGDDPDAPALLEAALALATHRVVVKRPRKAPCIEGPKPSHALDGKSSRYDIYPKKALKP from the coding sequence ATTGAGCAACCCGCGGCCTGCCGCATCCATGTCGAAGCCCTCGGCCCGACGTTTGAAGCGCAAGCCGAGCAGTGGGCCGAACGCCTCGGCCTGCCGCTGCAAGTGGCCGATGGTGAGTTCGCCTTGCAGGTCGGCGAGCAGGGTTTACAGCTCCAGCAGCTTGGCCCGGATGCACCGGGGCCGGTGCGCGTGGACTTCGTCGAGGGCGGCGCGGCACACCGTCGGTTGTACGGTGGCGGCAGCGGCCAGATGATCGCCAAGGCTGTCGGCATCGCCCAAGGCGTGCGCCCGCGGGTGCTGGATGCCACGGCGGGGTTGGGCAAGGATGCGTTCGTATTGGCCAGCCTCGGTTGCGAGATGAGCCTGATCGAGCGTCAACCGCTGATCGGTGCATTACTGGAGGATGGTCTGGCGCGTGGCGCGGAAGATTTCGACGTGGCGCCGATCGTGGCGCGGATGAAATTGCTCAAGGGCAACTCCATCGAGGTCATGCGCAACTGGCAAGGCGAGCCGCCGCAGGTGATTTACCTGGACCCGATGTTCCCGCATCGTGAGAAAACCGCGCTGGTGAAGAAGGAAATGCGCCTGTTCCGGCCACTGGTCGGGGATGATCCTGATGCCCCGGCGCTGTTGGAAGCGGCTCTGGCATTGGCGACCCATCGCGTGGTGGTCAAGCGCCCACGCAAGGCGCCGTGCATCGAGGGGCCGAAGCCGAGTCATGCGCTGGATGGTAAATCGAGCCGTTACGATATCTACCCTAAGAAAGCGCTCAAACCTTGA
- a CDS encoding energy transducer TonB, producing the protein MSGILPTSIGYISPHGDFSRQNTQALSGVSHLWQDFFAQALAEQTSEVVPACGKFPPVDLSSTEEPTVGSELHAHIVEQRECNVVETEVRPPEPLFLPIAEFETELLDKPFPPFPPEEIQAQQSQQDFDSSWVRPIVMNNGQPIPEPGAAPQKRPLYLPIAEFDLDLLQKPYPPFPPEEIVEQQKALDFDNGWARPIVLQNLRIAA; encoded by the coding sequence ATGTCAGGCATTCTTCCCACATCGATTGGCTACATTTCGCCCCATGGCGACTTTAGCCGTCAAAACACTCAAGCACTGAGCGGCGTCAGTCACCTGTGGCAGGATTTCTTTGCCCAGGCGCTGGCCGAACAGACGAGTGAAGTGGTGCCTGCCTGCGGCAAGTTTCCGCCGGTTGACCTGAGCAGCACTGAAGAACCGACGGTGGGCAGCGAGCTGCACGCGCACATCGTCGAGCAGCGCGAATGCAATGTCGTCGAAACCGAAGTGCGTCCGCCAGAGCCATTGTTCCTGCCGATCGCCGAGTTCGAAACGGAGCTGCTGGACAAGCCGTTCCCACCGTTCCCGCCAGAAGAAATCCAGGCTCAGCAGTCGCAGCAGGATTTCGACAGCAGTTGGGTTCGCCCGATCGTGATGAACAACGGCCAACCGATTCCGGAACCGGGTGCTGCGCCGCAAAAGCGTCCGCTGTACCTGCCGATTGCCGAATTCGACCTCGATCTGCTGCAGAAGCCTTACCCGCCATTCCCGCCGGAAGAAATCGTCGAGCAGCAGAAAGCCCTGGACTTCGACAATGGCTGGGCGCGCCCGATTGTTTTGCAGAACCTGCGCATCGCCGCCTGA
- a CDS encoding extensin family protein, which translates to MARWIALFVLLMTGAAVVSVWRGWLDVPPEWNPWAPLDVQATPNWLTGYKLMRLRGDPELCARALSSSALRVTPQSDSPDAKCPLIGALRVQGGEVALSSSFLASCPLAVAYAMFERHSLQPAAQSVYGEKVVRLDHLGSFACRNIYNRESGALSRHASADALDIAGFRLADGRSISVLKDWPRQNQDAQFLRKVRDGACEAFSVVLSPDYNAAHRNHFHVDVGRWSVCR; encoded by the coding sequence ATGGCGCGGTGGATTGCGCTGTTCGTTCTGCTGATGACGGGCGCTGCCGTGGTCAGTGTCTGGCGCGGCTGGCTGGACGTGCCGCCAGAGTGGAATCCATGGGCACCGCTGGATGTGCAGGCGACGCCCAACTGGCTAACCGGTTACAAACTGATGCGTTTGCGCGGCGACCCCGAACTGTGTGCCCGGGCACTGAGCAGCTCGGCGTTACGCGTGACGCCGCAGTCCGACAGCCCGGATGCCAAGTGTCCATTGATCGGCGCTTTGCGTGTGCAGGGCGGCGAGGTGGCGCTGAGCAGCAGCTTCCTCGCCAGTTGCCCGTTGGCGGTCGCCTACGCGATGTTCGAACGCCATTCCCTGCAACCTGCCGCGCAGTCCGTTTACGGCGAGAAAGTCGTGCGCCTCGATCACCTAGGCAGCTTCGCCTGCCGCAATATCTACAACCGCGAAAGCGGCGCGCTCAGTCGTCATGCCAGTGCCGATGCGTTGGATATCGCCGGCTTTCGCCTGGCGGATGGCCGCAGCATCAGCGTGCTCAAGGATTGGCCAAGGCAAAATCAGGACGCGCAGTTTCTACGCAAGGTCCGTGATGGCGCCTGCGAGGCGTTCAGTGTGGTGTTGAGTCCGGATTACAACGCCGCCCATCGCAATCACTTTCATGTCGATGTCGGGCGCTGGAGCGTGTGTCGCTGA